In Silene latifolia isolate original U9 population chromosome 3, ASM4854445v1, whole genome shotgun sequence, a single window of DNA contains:
- the LOC141647505 gene encoding cytochrome P450 CYP72A219-like, producing MGSIMIIILTCVALLLVTLSWRILNWMWLRPRQLEKYLRSQGFSGNPYRLLFGDMKEYSKMSKEAMSTPITLSDDFANRVQPFTRQIINTHGKASFVWFGPVPCINIMDPQMIKEVLMKYEEFQKPHTNPLTKILVRGLVAYEGEKWAKHRKIINPAFHMEKLKGLLGEFQVSCNEMINKWEEMMSPDGTCELDVWPHLDSLSGDIISRGAFGSNYEEGKKIFKLQREQSAMTIKLLQQVYIPGMRFWPTKTNKRMKEIYREMRVLMDSLITKRENQMAMGEDSKDDLLGILLESSLREIQENGNKKNAGLTIEEVVEECKLFYLAGRDTSAVLLLWFMVLLGKHLDWQARAREEVLSIFGQDKPDYSGLNNLKVMPMIINEVLRLYPPVILMYRMVHKPIKVGNIVLPAGVQISIPTMMVQHDTEIWGEDANEFNPQRFAAGIAAATKGQVCYTPFGWGPRICVGQNFAMLEVKMALSMILQRYSFEISPSYSHAPFLAPSLQPQHGAPIILRKL from the exons GATCATAATTTTAACTTGTGTAGCTTTGCTACTTGTTACATTGTCATGGCGGATACTGAACTGGATGTGGTTGAGGCCGAGGCAGCTTGAGAAGTACTTGAGGAGCCAAGGATTCTCCGGCAACCCTTATCGCCTCTTGTTCGGAGACATGAAGGAGTATTCTAAGATGTCCAAGGAGGCTATGTCTACTCCCATCACACTCTCCGATGACTTTGCAAATCGTGTTCAGCCTTTCACTCGACAAATTATAAACACACATG GTAAGGCGTCTTTTGTGTGGTTTGGGCCGGTACCGTGCATCAATATCATGGATCCTCAAATGATTAAGGAAGTACTAATGAAGTATGAAGAGTTTCAGAAGCCCCATACAAATCCTCTGACCAAAATACTTGTGAGAGGGCTTGTTGCATATGAGGGTGAGAAATGGGCTAAACATAGAAAGATCATCAACCCTGCTTTTCATATGGAGAAGCTCAAG GGTCTCCTGGGGGAATTCCAAGTGAGCTGTAATGAGATGATTAACAAATGGGAGGAAATGATGTCACCTGACGGAACCTGTGAGCTAGATGTGTGGCCGCACCTTGATAGCTTATCTGGCGATATCATCTCAAGGGGAGCTTTTGGTAGCAACTATGAAGAAGGTAAGAAGATATTCAAGCTCCAAAGAGAGCAAAGCGCTATGACCATAAAGTTGCTTCAGCAAGTCTACATTCCCGGAATGAG GTTTTGGCCAACCAAGACAAACAAGAGGATGAAGGAAATCTACAGAGAAATGAGAGTTTTGATGGATAGCCTCATCACGAAAAGAGAGAATCAAATGGCAATGGGAGAAGACAGTAAAGACGATCTATTGGGGATTTTGTTGGAGTCGAGTTTGAGGGAAATTCAAGAAAACGGGAACAAGAAGAATGCAGGACTGACAATTGAGGAGGTAGTCGAGGAATGCAAACTGTTCTATCTGGCTGGGAGAGATACAAGTGCTGTTTTGCTTCTGTGGTTCATGGTTCTCTTGGGCAAACATTTGGATTGGCAAGCTCGCGCCAGGGAGGAGGTTTTAAGCATTTTTGGCCAGGACAAGCCGGATTACAGCGGTTTGAACAACTTGAAAGTT ATGCCCATGATAATCAACGAGGTCCTGAGATTATACCCACCAGTTATTCTCATGTATAGGATGGTACACAAACCCATCAAAGTTGGGAACATTGTTCTTCCAGCAGGAGTACAAATATCAATACCAACCATGATGGTTCAACATGACACAGAAATATGGGGTGAAGATGCCAATGAGTTCAACCCTCAAAGGTTCGCAGCAGGCATAGCCGCGGCGACAAAGGGACAAGTCTGTTACACTCCATTTGGATGGGGTCCAAGAATATGTGTAGGCCAGAATTTTGCCATGCTTGAAGTCAAGATGGCACTCTCGATGATCCTACAACGCTACTCCTTTGAGATTTCTCCCTCTTACTCTCACGCCCCGTTCCTCGCTCCCAGCCTACAACCCCAACATGGTGCCCCTATCATCTTGCGTAAACTATAG